Proteins encoded by one window of Clostridium cagae:
- a CDS encoding iron-containing alcohol dehydrogenase, translating into MENFNYSIPTEIYFGKGQIKHLGNAIKKYGSKVLVVYGGGSIKRIGLYDEMIKILKDNNISHVELSNIAPNPRIESVRDGVKLCRDNDVEVVLAVGGGSTIDCAKVIAAGVNYDKDPWDIVLDSSKMTKVLPIITILTLSATGSEMDPFAVISDMSKNEKIGVGNDKMKPKVSILDPEYTYSVPKNQTAAGTADIMSHIFENYFNNTKGAFIQARTAEGLLKACMKYGKIAIEEPNNYEARANLMWASSLAINGLISYGTAGAWSVHPMEHELSAFYDITHGVGLAILTPHWMRYVLNEDTLYKFVEYGVNVWNIDKNLDEYTIANTAIDKTAEFFKELGIPSTLREVGIGKENFEIMAQKAVKSGLEYGFKSLTPEDVVKIYKAAL; encoded by the coding sequence ATGGAAAATTTTAATTATTCAATACCAACTGAAATTTATTTTGGAAAAGGACAAATAAAACATTTAGGCAATGCTATAAAAAAATATGGAAGTAAAGTTCTTGTTGTATATGGTGGGGGAAGTATTAAAAGAATAGGTTTATATGATGAGATGATAAAAATATTAAAAGATAATAATATATCACATGTAGAACTTTCTAATATAGCACCAAATCCTAGAATAGAGTCTGTTAGAGATGGGGTAAAACTTTGTAGAGACAATGATGTAGAGGTTGTTTTAGCTGTTGGAGGAGGAAGTACAATAGACTGTGCTAAAGTTATTGCAGCAGGAGTAAACTATGATAAAGATCCATGGGATATTGTATTAGATTCAAGCAAAATGACAAAAGTATTACCTATAATAACTATTTTAACTTTATCAGCAACAGGCTCAGAAATGGATCCATTTGCAGTAATATCGGATATGAGCAAAAATGAAAAAATAGGTGTTGGCAATGATAAAATGAAACCTAAAGTTTCAATATTAGATCCAGAATATACTTACTCTGTTCCTAAAAACCAAACAGCGGCAGGAACAGCAGATATTATGAGTCATATATTTGAAAATTATTTTAATAACACTAAAGGTGCATTTATTCAAGCAAGAACTGCTGAAGGGTTACTTAAAGCATGTATGAAGTATGGAAAAATAGCGATAGAAGAGCCTAATAATTATGAAGCAAGAGCAAATTTAATGTGGGCTTCTAGTTTAGCTATTAATGGCTTAATATCATATGGGACAGCTGGAGCATGGTCAGTGCATCCAATGGAGCATGAATTAAGTGCATTCTATGATATAACACATGGAGTTGGATTAGCGATTTTAACACCTCATTGGATGAGATATGTGTTAAATGAGGATACTTTATATAAATTCGTTGAGTATGGAGTAAATGTATGGAATATAGATAAGAATTTAGATGAATATACTATAGCTAATACTGCAATAGATAAAACAGCAGAATTCTTTAAAGAGTTGGGAATTCCATCAACGTTAAGAGAAGTTGGAATTGGAAAAGAAAACTTTGAAATTATGGCACAAAAAGCAGTTAAATCAGGATTAGAATATGGATTTAAATCACTTACACCAGAAGATGTAGTAAAAATATATAAAGCTGCATTATAA
- a CDS encoding RNA pseudouridine synthase → MRINKLFSNLGICSRKDTSKLIEENRIIVNGFPCIQGQWVELEDEILLDNKPLPIKKKIYIVLNKPIGITCTAADEVENNIINFMNYPEYIFPVGRLDKASQGLILLTNDGDLANKILESENKHEKEYIVTLDKPFNDEFILGMTSGVEICNVKTRQCTVRRISEDTFNIILTQGLNKQIRRMSKTFGYTVKKLERIRIVNIELGDLEYGKWRYLLEEELAVLRKF, encoded by the coding sequence ATGAGAATAAATAAACTTTTTAGTAATTTAGGTATTTGTTCAAGAAAAGATACTAGTAAACTTATTGAAGAAAATAGAATAATAGTTAATGGATTTCCTTGCATACAAGGGCAGTGGGTTGAATTAGAGGATGAAATTCTTCTTGACAATAAACCTCTTCCAATAAAGAAAAAAATATATATAGTTTTAAATAAGCCTATAGGAATAACATGTACTGCAGCAGATGAGGTTGAAAATAATATAATAAATTTCATGAATTATCCTGAATATATATTTCCAGTTGGAAGATTAGATAAAGCATCTCAAGGGTTAATTTTATTAACTAATGATGGAGATTTAGCTAATAAAATTTTAGAGTCGGAAAATAAACATGAAAAAGAATATATAGTTACTTTAGATAAACCATTTAATGATGAATTTATTTTAGGGATGACAAGTGGTGTTGAAATATGTAATGTAAAAACAAGGCAATGCACGGTCAGAAGAATTTCAGAAGATACATTTAATATTATTTTAACGCAAGGACTTAATAAGCAAATTAGAAGAATGAGTAAAACATTTGGTTATACTGTTAAAAAATTAGAAAGAATACGAATTGTTAATATTGAACTTGGAGATTTAGAATATGGTAAATGGCGTTATTTATTGGAAGAAGAGTTAGCAGTATTAAGAAAATTCTAA
- a CDS encoding ATP-binding protein, producing the protein MNILLKKIEVLLVIILICNTLLTNCYKKVQASVVNFKNITIEDGLPQSSVKTNFQDSKEYICTGTHNGEIFNKDDSAENIANNIIISIKEDTKEKLWVGTNCGINIFNSKEINEENYCEHAIFNKFEVKGKQYNDINGLEFYRYEDMIKARILISDFKNDNNVKYYYKLSSVDSDWTISNENEFVYNNLKPGRHTLKVKVMNEDGNLSEENQITFTIKPPLWKSSGAIFVYFIMIILIIYLSITKLKNLDRMVEKRTKQLRDEMEKNRRLFDKVIDLERRKNNYFVNLSHELRTPLNVISSTEQLISELNKQYDGIDKEKLSYYMKIIKRNSNRLLKLINNIIDTNKIESGRYEMNLKENDIVYLVEETSLSLKDYIENKGIHLIIDPEMEEKIIICDSYEIERCIVNLVSNAAKFTPEGGEIKVTLKELNNNVIITVKDTGIGIDPKYHKAVFDRFNQIIDANSESKGGSGLGLTITKHIIDLHKGKIYVNSDIGKGCEFVIILPSNIK; encoded by the coding sequence ATGAATATATTACTAAAAAAGATAGAGGTATTACTAGTAATAATATTAATATGCAATACTTTATTGACTAACTGCTATAAAAAGGTACAAGCATCTGTAGTTAATTTCAAAAATATTACAATAGAAGATGGGTTACCACAATCTTCTGTAAAAACAAATTTTCAAGATAGTAAGGAATATATATGTACAGGTACTCATAATGGAGAAATTTTCAATAAAGATGATTCGGCAGAGAACATAGCTAATAATATAATAATATCTATAAAAGAAGATACGAAAGAAAAGTTATGGGTAGGGACTAATTGTGGAATAAATATATTTAATTCAAAAGAAATAAATGAGGAAAATTACTGTGAACATGCTATATTTAATAAATTTGAAGTAAAAGGCAAACAATATAATGATATAAATGGACTAGAATTTTATCGGTATGAAGATATGATAAAAGCAAGAATACTTATTTCTGATTTTAAAAATGATAACAATGTTAAATACTATTATAAATTATCAAGTGTTGATAGTGATTGGACAATTAGTAATGAAAATGAATTTGTATACAATAATCTAAAACCAGGAAGACATACATTAAAAGTTAAAGTTATGAATGAAGATGGAAATCTAAGTGAAGAAAATCAAATTACTTTTACTATAAAACCACCTCTATGGAAAAGTTCAGGAGCTATATTTGTTTACTTTATCATGATTATTTTAATAATATATTTAAGCATTACTAAATTGAAAAATTTAGATAGAATGGTTGAGAAAAGAACAAAACAATTAAGAGATGAAATGGAAAAAAACAGAAGATTATTTGACAAAGTAATAGATTTAGAAAGAAGGAAAAATAATTACTTTGTAAATTTATCACATGAACTTAGAACACCTTTAAATGTTATTTCATCTACTGAACAACTTATTTCAGAATTAAATAAACAATATGACGGAATAGATAAAGAGAAGTTAAGTTATTATATGAAAATAATAAAAAGAAATTCAAATAGATTATTAAAATTAATAAACAATATAATAGATACCAATAAAATTGAAAGTGGAAGATATGAAATGAATTTAAAAGAAAATGATATAGTATACTTAGTTGAAGAAACTTCTTTAAGTTTAAAAGATTACATTGAAAATAAAGGAATACATTTAATTATAGATCCAGAAATGGAAGAAAAAATTATAATATGTGATAGTTATGAAATTGAAAGATGTATAGTTAATTTAGTAAGTAATGCAGCTAAATTTACTCCAGAAGGAGGAGAAATAAAAGTAACATTAAAAGAATTAAATAATAATGTTATAATTACAGTTAAAGATACTGGTATTGGAATAGATCCTAAATATCATAAAGCAGTATTTGATAGATTCAATCAAATTATAGATGCAAATTCTGAATCAAAAGGTGGAAGTGGATTAGGATTAACTATAACTAAACATATTATAGATTTACATAAGGGAAAAATATATGTTAATAGTGATATTGGAAAAGGTTGTGAGTTTGTAATAATACTACCAAGTAATATAAAGTAG
- the uvsE gene encoding UV DNA damage repair endonuclease UvsE: MKIRLGYVSIAMNLGKKVTSSSRVTFKNYSKITEKEKKNEKLKSVTLSNLNDLIKILEYNIENNIHFYRITSALIPLVTHPKVGYWGHRELFKKDFKYIGKLIKESNMRVDTHPDEFNVINSINPQVVENTKLNLIRQAEWFEDFDYKDGKMVIHLGGATGGKEEGIKRFITNFKKFPIEITSRLIIENDDKTYTAREILNVCEELRVPMVLDVHHHNCNNSGENIMELIEGIFNTWSEESLPPKIHFSSPRENEKDRKHSDFINSSDFVDFIEKMKVIDKDFDVMLECKQKDLALFKLVKEIKEIKPNYKWIDKSTFEV; encoded by the coding sequence ATGAAAATAAGATTAGGATATGTTTCAATTGCAATGAATTTAGGAAAAAAGGTTACTAGTTCTAGTAGAGTAACTTTTAAAAATTATAGCAAAATAACGGAAAAAGAAAAGAAGAATGAAAAATTAAAATCAGTTACGTTATCTAACTTAAATGACTTAATAAAAATACTTGAATATAATATAGAAAATAATATACATTTCTATAGAATAACATCAGCTTTAATTCCTCTAGTTACTCATCCAAAAGTCGGATATTGGGGACATCGGGAACTGTTTAAAAAAGATTTTAAATATATAGGTAAGCTTATAAAAGAATCTAATATGAGAGTAGATACTCATCCAGATGAATTTAACGTTATAAATAGTATAAATCCTCAAGTTGTTGAAAATACAAAATTAAATTTAATACGTCAAGCAGAATGGTTTGAGGATTTTGATTATAAAGATGGAAAGATGGTAATACATCTTGGTGGAGCTACAGGTGGAAAAGAAGAGGGAATTAAAAGATTTATTACTAATTTTAAAAAATTCCCTATAGAAATAACTTCAAGATTAATTATAGAAAATGATGATAAGACCTATACTGCAAGAGAAATTTTAAATGTATGTGAAGAATTAAGAGTACCTATGGTGTTAGATGTTCATCATCATAATTGTAATAATTCTGGAGAAAACATAATGGAGTTAATTGAAGGTATTTTTAATACTTGGAGTGAAGAATCATTACCACCCAAAATTCATTTTTCTAGCCCTAGGGAAAATGAAAAAGATAGAAAGCATTCAGATTTTATAAATTCAAGTGATTTTGTTGATTTTATCGAAAAAATGAAAGTAATAGATAAAGACTTTGATGTCATGCTTGAATGTAAACAGAAAGACTTAGCGCTATTTAAATTAGTAAAAGAAATAAAGGAAATTAAGCCTAATTATAAATGGATTGATAAAAGTACTTTTGAAGTTTAA
- a CDS encoding MATE family efflux transporter yields the protein MFIRKNVLKLAIPIIIEQTFVMLLGVCNTMMAGHIGEEAVSAIGMVDSINNMFISFFAALSVGATVVVAQHIGKENHKKANETARQALVSGCCLAALISILMWILRVPMINSLYGTAEELVKSNAKIYLELTLITYPFIAVQQIANGVLRGCGDTKTPMYITMFMNIINIILGYILIYGIKDVNLLGYVLNTTSYGIDGAAISIAIARLVGTILIGIVLFRGSRVIRMRKIFPFKFDLETQKSIFNIGIPAGVEQVLFNAGKLIVQIFIVTMGTASIAANAIGSSIATIVAVPGNALCLAATTLVGQYVGRDDTKGAKSTLVYLTKFGTVCLVAIGLIFIPISEWVSSFYTDSIEVIKLSSTLIRSNSVALIVWPISFILSSGLKGAGDTRYTMLTAFVGMWIFRIFTGYILGLVFGLGVLGIWIGMYTDWLIRGIMYCFRLKGEKWLKHKVV from the coding sequence ATGTTTATAAGAAAAAATGTTTTGAAATTAGCAATACCAATAATAATAGAGCAAACATTTGTTATGCTTTTGGGTGTATGCAATACAATGATGGCAGGGCATATAGGAGAAGAAGCTGTTTCTGCAATTGGAATGGTAGATTCAATAAATAATATGTTTATATCTTTTTTCGCGGCCTTATCTGTTGGAGCTACTGTAGTTGTTGCGCAACATATTGGAAAAGAGAATCATAAAAAAGCAAACGAAACAGCTAGACAAGCTTTAGTATCTGGATGCTGTTTAGCTGCTTTAATAAGTATTTTAATGTGGATTTTGCGTGTTCCAATGATTAACTCTTTGTATGGTACTGCGGAAGAGTTAGTAAAATCAAATGCAAAAATATATTTAGAACTTACACTTATTACTTATCCTTTTATTGCAGTGCAACAAATTGCAAATGGAGTATTAAGAGGATGTGGAGATACAAAAACACCAATGTATATTACAATGTTTATGAATATTATTAATATAATTTTAGGATATATATTAATTTATGGAATAAAAGATGTTAATTTATTAGGATATGTTTTAAATACAACATCATATGGAATAGATGGTGCAGCAATATCAATTGCAATTGCAAGATTGGTTGGAACAATTCTTATAGGAATTGTTTTATTTAGAGGAAGTAGAGTTATAAGAATGAGAAAGATTTTCCCATTTAAATTTGATTTAGAAACACAAAAGAGTATATTTAATATAGGAATACCAGCAGGTGTTGAGCAAGTACTTTTTAATGCAGGAAAATTAATTGTTCAAATATTTATAGTAACTATGGGAACCGCATCAATAGCAGCAAATGCAATAGGTTCATCAATAGCAACTATTGTTGCAGTTCCAGGAAATGCATTATGTTTAGCTGCAACAACTTTAGTAGGTCAATATGTAGGAAGAGATGATACAAAAGGTGCTAAAAGTACGCTTGTGTATTTAACTAAATTTGGAACAGTATGTTTAGTAGCAATAGGTTTAATATTTATTCCTATTTCAGAATGGGTATCTTCTTTTTATACAGATAGTATAGAGGTAATAAAACTTTCATCTACATTAATTAGAAGTAATAGTGTGGCTTTAATAGTATGGCCTATTTCTTTTATATTATCATCAGGACTAAAGGGTGCTGGAGATACAAGGTATACTATGCTAACAGCTTTTGTAGGAATGTGGATTTTCAGAATATTTACAGGCTATATTTTAGGATTAGTATTTGGACTTGGTGTTTTAGGGATTTGGATTGGAATGTATACAGATTGGCTGATTAGAGGAATAATGTATTGTTTTAGGCTTAAAGGTGAAAAGTGGCTTAAACATAAAGTTGTATAA
- a CDS encoding CPC_1213 family protein, whose translation MDNSMKKKHTNKHKSLKHNPQAESVKAVYGEPKAKPYDPTDFKI comes from the coding sequence ATGGACAACAGCATGAAGAAGAAACATACAAACAAACATAAAAGTTTAAAACATAATCCTCAAGCAGAAAGTGTTAAAGCTGTGTACGGTGAACCAAAAGCGAAACCATATGATCCAACTGATTTTAAAATTTAA
- a CDS encoding galactose ABC transporter substrate-binding protein encodes MKKKLLSINMIIIVMILMVFGVNENIVANCSNFDSEKAAKVGVLLYKFNDEYISLLKNSLEEIQKENPNKVEFIFLDAYGDEKKQNKELDKLLKEKVDLLLVNLVNTSEGSTQKVVDRIKESNVPVIFFNREPISKIPIKSYEKAVILSRKPEAGILQGQIVSDLWNDNKKMIDKNKDNIMQYVMLTGESSDLTAISRTKNVIKTIKDNGIEIQELEKKNSKWDRELAKQNIASLLYQYGNKIEVIIANNDAMAIGAIEALQKQNYNNGDLNNTIIVVGIDATPKAKELIKEGYMAGTVFQDPKEEADALYTLGMNLIAGKNPIENTQYKYDETGVTVRLPYKEYINETKYK; translated from the coding sequence ATGAAAAAAAAACTTTTAAGTATTAATATGATAATTATAGTAATGATTTTAATGGTTTTTGGTGTTAATGAAAATATTGTAGCTAATTGTTCAAATTTTGATTCAGAAAAAGCTGCTAAAGTAGGAGTATTGTTATATAAATTTAATGATGAGTATATCTCTTTATTAAAAAATAGTTTGGAAGAAATTCAAAAAGAAAATCCAAACAAAGTTGAGTTTATTTTTTTAGATGCTTATGGTGATGAAAAAAAACAAAATAAGGAACTAGATAAATTGTTAAAAGAAAAAGTAGATCTTTTATTAGTAAACTTAGTTAATACAAGTGAGGGATCAACACAAAAAGTAGTAGATAGAATTAAAGAAAGCAATGTTCCAGTAATATTTTTTAATAGGGAACCTATAAGTAAAATACCAATAAAATCTTATGAGAAAGCTGTTATTTTATCAAGAAAACCAGAGGCAGGCATATTACAAGGGCAAATAGTATCTGATTTATGGAATGATAATAAAAAAATGATAGATAAAAACAAAGATAATATTATGCAATATGTTATGTTGACTGGTGAAAGTAGTGATTTAACTGCAATTTCTAGAACTAAAAATGTTATTAAAACAATAAAAGATAATGGAATAGAAATTCAAGAATTAGAAAAGAAAAATTCCAAGTGGGATAGAGAATTAGCTAAGCAAAATATAGCATCATTATTATATCAATACGGTAATAAAATTGAAGTTATAATTGCTAATAATGATGCTATGGCAATAGGCGCTATTGAAGCATTGCAAAAGCAAAATTATAATAACGGAGATTTGAATAATACAATTATTGTTGTAGGAATCGATGCAACACCTAAAGCAAAGGAATTAATAAAGGAGGGTTATATGGCTGGAACAGTTTTTCAAGATCCAAAAGAAGAAGCAGATGCCCTTTATACTTTAGGAATGAATTTAATAGCAGGTAAAAATCCAATTGAAAATACACAATATAAGTATGATGAGACAGGAGTTACAGTTCGCCTTCCATATAAAGAATATATTAATGAAACAAAATATAAGTAA